A stretch of the Bacillus sp. B-jedd genome encodes the following:
- a CDS encoding cytochrome-c oxidase, translating into MKLGILFLKLAALYFLIGVGMGIGMEMAGDHSLMGAHAHINLVGWASMGLFGVVYVLFPKAGETLLAKLHFWLYNISLPLFMLGLIFLLLGNESLMFLLMIFPNLLVLSVLLFVINIFKNVKAEELNRYLGR; encoded by the coding sequence GTGAAACTGGGAATCCTTTTTCTTAAACTCGCCGCTCTTTACTTTTTAATTGGCGTCGGGATGGGCATTGGCATGGAGATGGCCGGCGATCACAGCCTCATGGGCGCTCACGCCCACATTAACCTTGTTGGCTGGGCTTCAATGGGACTCTTTGGCGTTGTTTACGTCCTCTTCCCGAAAGCAGGCGAAACACTGCTCGCCAAACTTCATTTCTGGCTTTATAACATTTCATTGCCATTATTCATGCTCGGCCTTATCTTCCTGCTCCTAGGTAACGAATCACTCATGTTCCTGCTCATGATCTTCCCGAACCTTCTCGTCCTTTCCGTCCTCCTATTCGTCATCAACATCTTCAAAAATGTCAAAGCAGAAGAACTCAACCGCTACCTTGGCAGATAG